The sequence below is a genomic window from Clostridium putrefaciens.
ACCCGACAATAAAGTTGCTCGTGCTGAAAAATGTAATAATCAAATTCCAATTACTTCGGAAGTTGGAAAGAATAAAAATAAAACATCAAAAAAACAATCTATAAAAAGTGATTTACAATAACATAGAATAAATATAATTGTATTAGTGCAGGTATTGCAAGTTCTGCCCTTGCAAATCTACAATAATATAGAATAAACATCTTCCTTTAATATATATGGTTGATAAAAGTTATATAAAGGGAAGAGTTTTTAATATAACTACCTACCATTTTAATCATAAATGGTAGGTAGCTTTAATTCATTATGATATAATATTATTACATATGATGATAAAACACACTAATAAAGAAAGGAAGTGGACTATCTACCCTTTGTTTTAGTAGAGGGTAAGATTAATAGTATGAAAGCAGAAATAATAGCAGTTGGAACAGAATTACTACTTGGAGATATATTAAATACAAATGCTCAGTTTTTATCTAAACAATTAGCAATGCTTGGCATAGAGGTTTATCACCAAACAGTTATAGGCGATAATGGTGAAAGACTTTTAGAAGCCTTTGATGAAGCATTTAAAAGATGCGATGTTGTTATAACTAGCGGAGGACTTGGACCCACAAAAGATGATATAACAAAGGAAATGGCATCAAAGTATTTCGGAAAAGAATTAACATTAAATGAAGAGGAACTAAAAAATATAGAGCAGTACTTTAATAAGACAGGAAAAAAGATGACAGAAAATAATAGAAAACAAGCCTACTTCCCTAAAAATGATATCATTTTAAAAAATAACAATGGCACAGCACCTGGAGCAATAATGAAGGGTGAAAATGGAGGAATAATAATCGTATTACCAGGACCACCAAAAGAATTAATACCTATGTTTAAAGAAAGTGTGGTTCCTTATCTAAAAAACACCACAGATAGTACCTTATATTCTAAAATCATTAGGCTTTTTGGAATAGGTGAATCTACCATGGAAGATGAAATAAAAGATATACTAGAAAGTCAAACCAATCCAACAGTAGCGCCTTATGCTAAGGAATCTGACTTAATATTAAGGATTACTTCTAAGGCAAAGGATGAAAAAGAGGCAAAAAAGCTTATAGAGCCTTTAGAAAAGCAAATTACGCAAAGATTAGCTAAGTATATTTATGGAACAAATGAAGATACATTAGAGTCAGTAGTAGGTGAGAAACTTATAAAAGAAAATCTTACTATAGCTTCAGCAGAATCTTGCACCGGTGGAATGCTATCATCTAAGTTAGTTAATGTTCCATCTATATCTAAGGTATTTATTGAAGGTGCTGTAACTTATTCAAATCAGTCTAAAATGGGCAGGCTATCAGTAAAAAAAGAAACCTTAGAAAAGTATGGAGCGGTTAGCAAAGAGACAGCAATAGAAATGGCAGAAGGAATTGCTAAAAGTGCGAGGACAGATATTGGTATTTCAACTACAGGGATTGCAGGGCCAGAGGGTGGAACTAGTGAAAAGCCTGTAGGACTTGTATATATAGGGTTATATATTAAAGGAAATACTCTAGTAAAGGAACTTAATATAAAAGGAAGCAGAGAAAGAGTAAGAACTAGAGCTACTATGGAAGCTCTAAACTTTTTAAGACTAGAATTAAATAAGATACAAGTAGCAAAGTAATATAAAATAAGTATAACTAGCAAAATTAAAACAAACAATTTATAAATAGTAGGTAATAAATAGTAGGTAATAAATAGTGAATGATAAATAAGTTAAGGATAAACATAAGAACTATTTTATACTAACTAATTTTAAATTCCCCCAGTTATAAACTGGAGGAATTTTAGGAATTGTATGAAAAAGGGAAGAGAAATTTAAACAAGTATTTAAATAACTCTTTAATGTAATT
It includes:
- a CDS encoding competence/damage-inducible protein A, with the translated sequence MKAEIIAVGTELLLGDILNTNAQFLSKQLAMLGIEVYHQTVIGDNGERLLEAFDEAFKRCDVVITSGGLGPTKDDITKEMASKYFGKELTLNEEELKNIEQYFNKTGKKMTENNRKQAYFPKNDIILKNNNGTAPGAIMKGENGGIIIVLPGPPKELIPMFKESVVPYLKNTTDSTLYSKIIRLFGIGESTMEDEIKDILESQTNPTVAPYAKESDLILRITSKAKDEKEAKKLIEPLEKQITQRLAKYIYGTNEDTLESVVGEKLIKENLTIASAESCTGGMLSSKLVNVPSISKVFIEGAVTYSNQSKMGRLSVKKETLEKYGAVSKETAIEMAEGIAKSARTDIGISTTGIAGPEGGTSEKPVGLVYIGLYIKGNTLVKELNIKGSRERVRTRATMEALNFLRLELNKIQVAK